The genomic segment aaaagttgaaaatagagctaccatatgatccagcaattgcactactgggtatttatcccaaagatacaaaagtagggacccgaaagggtacgtgcaccccgatgtttatagcagcaatgtccacaatagccaaactgtggaaagagccaagatgtccatcgacagatgaatggataaagaaggtgtggtatatatatacaatggaatattatgcagccatcaaaaggaatgagatcttgccatttgcaatgacgtggatggaactggagggtattatgctgagcgaaataagtcaaacagagaaagacatgtatcatatgacctcactgatatgaggaattcttaatctcaggaaacaaactgagggttgctggagtggggggtgggatgggagggatggggtgactgggtgatggacctggggagggtatgtgctctggtaagcgctgtgaattgtgcaagactgttgaatctcagatctgtacctctgaaacaaataatgcaatatatgttaagaaagaaaaaaagaagaagaatgtagcaggaggggaagaatgaagggggggaaaccggagggggagacgaaccatgagagacgatggactctgaaaaacaaataatgcagggttctagaggggaggagggtgggaggatgggttagcctggtgatgggtattgaggagggcacgttctgcatggagcactgggtgttatgcacaaacaatgaatcatggaacactacatctaaaactaatgatgtaatgtatggggattaacataacaataaaaaaaattttaaaaaaaaggagggcatgtattgcatggagcactgggtattagacgcaaacaatgaatcatggatcactacaccaaaaactaatgaagtactactgtatggtgactaacataacataataaaaaaattataaaaaaaaactaatgatgtactatacagtggctaatagaacataattaaaaaaagaatagacttatctctattaaagaaattaaatcaataattaataactttcTAAATCAAAAGGTAGCACGCCCAGattaattctaccaaacttttaaggaATGAATTCTCTGTATAAAAAGAATTGTACATCAGGGCAGTGGACacagtgtctggtgagaacctgcTTCCTCACTGAAGGCCATCTTTatgctgtgtcctcatgtggtagAAGAGGAAAGGCAGCTCTGTGGGGTCCCTTTTATAGGGGCACTGGTCTCACTCATGAGGGCTTTGCCCTCCTGACCTAAGCCtttcccaaaggtcccacctcctaataccatcacctgaGATTTAGGGCTTCGACATGTGAGCTTTGAagagacacagacattcagtccacagcacgTGGACTTTTAAAGGTGATGCTGGTAATGGTACAGAAGTGGGGAGAGCTCTAGAGAGAGGTTCTGTCTCTTTAGAGCATTCAAAAGTAATCATGTATGAAATGTTGTCAGAAGCATGGACCATGAAGACTGATCTGATAAGGCTCCGGACAGAAATGAGGAACACGCTCACTTGGCAATGCAGAAAAGGCAATTCTTGTAACAAGCTGGAAAAGAACTTGATTGAATTGTGTCTGAGTTGCATTGTTTTGTGGAAGGCAGAACTTGAAAGCAATGACACTGGATACATAGCTGAGCAGGTGTCTAAACAATGTACTGGCGGAACAGACAGGTCCTTCCTGACTGCTCATAGGGAAGTACAAGGAGAGAGAAGTGACTTGAAGATGGAATTGTTAAGCAAAAATCTGTTGGAAATTCTTATCTTATCCTTattgcaaaaagagagagagacagcatgttCAGAAGAGAGCACTTAAAGGTGTGGCCAAGTGATCCTTTGGTAGGGAGGTTTGCAGGGTGGGAACCAGGTGAGGAGGAAAgagatgggaaggaagggaggctgTTGGACTTGGATTTTACTGGCTGAAATAATAGAGCTTTTCAGCTGTGAAGAATGTGGTACTTCAAAGCAAGGGAAGCATGACCCTGAAGTCCACTCAGAGATTACGAGAGCCACCTTTTCAGTTTCAAGGGAGACTATCACCTTGTTTTCACAAGCCAGACATCCTCTGCCTGAAGTCCTTGGGGCCGGGATACCTGGGGATGCCCAGGGGCATGACCCCTACCCAGCAGAGGTTCAGGGACAGGATCTCCACCCCAGTGGTTCTGGAGGGCAGAGCCTCAAGCCAGACAGGATTTTCCTCAGGTGTTGAGATCCTGTAATCTGCCATGCTGGGCTTTAGACGTCCTGGGACCTGCCACCCCTCCTTTCCTTACCATTTCTCCCTTTTGCCATGGGAGTGTCTATCAGGCGCCTGTCCCATCACATAACTCATTTGGTGTCATGGGTAACAGCTGGAGAGAGGTTTTGCTTGAGGAGAAACAGTGCCTCCTGTCTCACCCCCATCTGATTTAGTGGATATTTAGGGGAGACTGGATTTTGGACTTAAATGCTGACTGCAAGCAGTAAGACTTTGAGGCTGCTGGGATGGAATCAGTGTATTCTACATGTGGGAAGATATGAATTTTGGGAAGCTAGGAATGGAAAGCTATAGACtaaatgtctgtgtcccccagaattcctatgttgaagccctattCTCAACGTGATGGTCTTaggaggcagggcctttgggagCTGACCAGGCCATGAATGGAACCAGGGCCCTTAGGAGAAGAGCCAGAGAGCTAGCTAGCTCTCTTTCTATACATGAGAACACAGCAGGAAGTCAGCAATCTACGACCCAAAAGCCATCTGCTCTCACCAGAACCCCACTCTGCTGGCATTCTGATTGTGGACTTAGAGCCTCCACACCTTTCAGTCGGTGATAAACCACAGTCTATGGCACCTTGTTACAGCAAAGAGAACAGACCAAGACATTCCTTCTTTCCCTTGTCCACCCCaccctttctcttcctgttctgCCAAAGGTGGTTCAGATCAGTGGAGGGTTTCTTAAGCTAAGACTAATTTTCAAGGTAGTTTTACCTGGCGTCCATGCTTGCCCTTAAGGAGACAGCAAGACTCGTAAGAGCTGGGGCTTGGGAAACTACAGCATGGATGCATTTTGGAATGTGCTGACCGGGAAGCAACCCAAGCCTGTTGATAATCAACTGCTGCTACCTGGATCAGTTAAACACTTACACCCCAACagcccccactctccctcccaaCTGTTTTTCATCACTTTTGAGTACTTTAGAATTTTCCTAGGCATTCTCTCAACTTCAAATccccaaagcaaataaaaagacattttcttatctttttctgcTGGAAGTAGTATTACCCCCTGTGTAGATATGGTCAGGAAAAAGGCAGGCAACTTTCAGAATGGGGCAGCTGGTCCTCCTCAGTTTGTGATTTGTCTGTCAATGTTGGTTTTGCTAGTGCTTCATGGTGGGTAAGATGGCACACACATCCTAATCCCAGAACCCGTGATTATGCTACTTTACATGAAGAAGGGGTTTTGAATGTGTGATGAAGTTAGGAACTCTAAGACAGGGAGACTATCTTGTGTTATTTGGGTGGGCCCATTATTGTCACAGGACCCATataagagggaggtgggagggtcagtcagagagagattgaaagatgCTACACGGTTGGCTTTGaaacattattcattttattaaggaACACTTATGCAGGACTTTCGGTGTGCCGCTCAAGTTCCAAAGGCTCTGCATACCTACACTGTCCAGCCCTCATACTCTATTGCATAGAGGGGCCTCCATCAGGCCCATCCCACAGATGGGCAGTCAAAGCATGAAGGCTGAGCACACAGGGGGCTTTGGTGGGAGCCAACAGGGTGGGGACAGAGTTCTTGTTCCAAATTCCTCTACTGCTTCACCACATTGTTTAGTTCACTGAGCTGATTAATGATTTCCTCATTTCTGCCTTATTCCACACAGGTTCCCCGTGAGCCTAGAGTTTTTGTTCCAGATACAAAGTCACATTTTAATGTTAAGAGATAGTAACAGATGTCTGTGTTGACTTTTCAGACATAGTTTAATCTTAAAATATAGCACATGATGCTGAGAAGTGAGCCCAAAGGAACAACTTCATATCCTAGGGACAGATGGTAGTGGATACCTTTTTAACATGGCTAACAAGCTTtcaaaaaatagagctaccctatgacccagcaattgcactactgagtatttaccccaaagacacagatgtagtgaaaagaagggccatatgcaccccaatgttcatagcagcaatgtccacaatagccaaactgtggaaggagctgggatgtccttcaacagatgaagggataaagaagatgtggtccatatatacaatggaatagtattcagccatcagaaagtatgaatacccaccatttgcatcgacatggatgaaactggaggggattatgctaagtgaaataagtcaaacagagaaagacaattatcatatggtttcacttatttgtggaacataaggaatagcatggaggacattaaaagaaggaaggggaaaatgaaggggggaaatcagaggtggagatgaaccatgagagactatggactctgagaaataaactgagggttttagaggggggtgggggatgggtaagcATGGTGATGGGTcgtaaggagggcacgtattgcaatgagcactgggtgttatacgcaaacaattcatcatggatcactacatcaaaaactaatgagggcacctgggtggctcagatggttaagcgtctgccttcggctcaggtcatgatcccagggtcctgggatcaagccccacatcgggctcctggctcagcggggagtctgcttctccctctccctctgcctctgcctctctccctgctcatgctctctctctctctctgtatctatgtgtctcaaatgaataaataaaatcttaaaaaaaaaaaaaaactaatgatgtactatatggtgactaacataacataataaaaataaataaataaatacagaaattcaaaaaaaaccccaaaggtatattatttttccccttttccaaaCTACAAAGCAGCGTTTGTATTCTTTTTTGTGAATCATGGTGACTGGGTACTTCTACTTTCCTGGAAGAGGTGCGTTTACATTACTATAGTCTCACTCACCCTTgatccaggcaccccaacatagACTCAAGTAGGTCATAGTTTGTTTCAATTTGTTTAATTGGTTTTACACAATCTTTTTTGGACTTTGCTGTCAAATTTCATCTGATGTACATAACTCTGGAAAGCAGCACCTCTAGCCCAATTTCTTCCCTGAGTACTTTCACTGAGACTGTGCAAGGAGGGTCTTCCTGGAGGCACCAAGGGGACATGGGGGGAGCAGGAAAACTCCAGGTTTGCATCGaagagcctggggatggggtgggactCTTCAGCCTGAGCGGGGAATGACACAGAGTTTGTAATGGGGTGGGATCTTGGCAAAACCGATTAGGATGGGACTGAGGTCAATATCCTTGGGGTCAACAAGAGACTTCAGGTTAAAGTGCTGCAGAATAGCGGACAAGAACAGGAACAATTCCATGCGAGCCAGGCCTTCTCCAACACACACCCGCTTTCCTGGAAATGACAGTAGTGCTGCTGAGACTCTGAGGCAGCTTCAGGACACAGCAGCACAGGTAAGGAAGCAGAGGGGGGCCGggcaggagggggctgtgggTAAACCGTCACCCTAAAGCAGAACGGACCCCTCTCTGCCCCTTGGAAGGAAGCACATAACACCTTTCCGCATAAGAATATCCATGATAGACACATTCAGGGACCAGCCTTCATACGGCTTCTGTCGCCAGGACTCAGCAGCATAAACCTATGTGGGGTTGGGAGAGCGATCTCTGCCCATTGCTTGCCCTGACATCTTTCAGGAAAGAGGTAGGGCCACAGCCAGAAGCCAGTGCTCTAACCTTGAGTATTATTGAGTTGGTTACATACTTCCCTCCCACCAGCCACTGAGGAAAGGCCCTGGAGGAGACCAAGGGCCTGAGAGAGGGCACTGGGACACAGCCTAGGGAAGGCCAGATGGTTCCATGGGTCCAGGTAACCAAACGTTAGGTTTTGTTTATTAACTCTTGTTTAAAATTATGGAGAATTATGTAATGCAGTTTTGAAAGATTTTCACTAAGTCCTATTAAATAGAGTTTTAGCACTGGATGAAGAGAAGTATCTGCTATGAAGTAAGAATAATTCATCTCATTCCCAGGACCTCAGGTAAGAAGGTGTCATTTAACCACTATGAACAGGGGAGAACACACTTGGGTCCCCCTACAGGTGCTTGACCATGGAACTGGGGACAGTTCCTTAGGGAAGGCCCTACATCTTCACTCTTCTTACCTGCGGAAAATGCCTTGAAATAGTCACTATATTTGaactttccattttcattcagaAAGTGCTCTGGCTTAAACTTCTCTGGATCAGGAAATTCTTGGTTGTCAAACAAGATGGAGTCCAGTGTTGGAATTACAACAGTGCCCTAGAAGGAAAAAGGCCTGTGTCAGTCAAATTAACAAAACATGAGCTTTCCACTGGGACGCCTAGGGGGGAAGTCGTTTGCTTAAGCACTAGATGGCAGGCAGTCAGGGGTCAGGTCTAAATGGTGACAAGAGCTCTAATCTCATCAGAAGAGGAGCTCACAGGCTAGATGCTACTGTTGTGGTTTCTGAGGTTGGGAAGTACCACAAACCCCAGGCACTGGCCCAGGGGTCCCCTGCCAGATTTTCTCCATTCGGTGGTCACCAGGTCCATGTGAGGACTGCTGGGGAAGCAGCACTCTGTGGGGCGGAACACAGGCCTGTCCCCCACCATTCAGCCAAATCTGCCAAAGgatcctgccttttggtgggttGGCTGATGGGCTGGCAGGGTGGTGCTCATGGTGCGCACTCCAGGCTCACAACTGACCTTGGGGATGACATATCCTCTGAACTCCGTGTCCTGGTTTGCTTCATGGGGCAGGTTGGAGGGCAGGAGGTCGATGAATCGCTGAATCTCATGCACCACGGCATCCATGTAGGGCATCTCTAGCCTGTCCTTGATGGCAGGGATTCGGCTTGGCCCAATCACCCTGTCGATTTCTTCATGAAGTTTCTCTGCCAAGATATGAATAGAATAGATCAATGCCAGGCTGGCTCGGCACCCAACCACCCCTCTGCCCAGCAGATGCTTATGGAGCACTCTCAGCAGTGCTTTGGGGTGTCCTGGATACTTTGGATACACAAATGCCAATGAGAGCCACACTCTGCGAGGCTATTTAAGTCTCTAGCATGTGTTAGCCTCCAGCTGATCATAGCTGATCCAGTTCCTGACATTACACCAGGAGTAGAGAATAACAAAAGGTTCTTAGAAATTTCAGTTGGAGGGAAATCTCTGTCTTAATTATGACCCCAGGCTGGTTTATTGCACCCTTCAGGAAGTGTGGAGGTGAACGACAGGATGGAAACAGATATATGTGGCCTTCTGCGTGAAGAACAAGGAAGCACCAGGGCTGCCCCCCAGGCTGGGCGACCCTTCCTTTGACAAGTTGCTGGGTTAGCAATATATTGAGTGAATGACAAAATTGTGTACCATGTGGTTCCCaggtaaaaatgtaaaacacaccCAGTATGGCTGGTATGCTGACACTGAGCAAACATTAAATGTATGAAGGCGAGCACAGAGATGACACACACGGTCCTGGGACAAGCCTGGGGGCGCAGGCAGGGGTCCCAAGGAGGGGCTTCGGCAGCCTGTCTTCAGGAGCCCTGAAGCAGATGCTGCCAAGGCTAACACGTGGTACGTTCGGCAGTGGTGTAAGGGTGTCCGtcatatttatcttctttttctctatattgGAGATTACTTATAATTAATCATGTAAAACAGTTTTTCAGTCTAGTTCCCCCAGTACTCAGAAGTTCTCTCAGCTCTGTGAAAGGCTTTGCTCCAGAGACTTTTGGCTCCTTCACCCCTCACCCTTCTGTGAGACAGAAAATGCAATGGCTTTGGGGTCAGATCTGATCCTGAACAGGTGACACTCCACATCCCTGGGGGAAATTACCTCATATCCTAGAACAGCTGCCCTTAAGAGCACAGTGTCTTTCGGTGCTCATGCTGTGCCAGGCACATAGCAGGAGCCAAATTATCCTTAGCAGCAACAGCAAGCATGCCTCGGGGTGATGGGGCGCCCCGGAGCAGGGCCCAGGGGCCTGGCCGCTAGCCATGAGGACACCCTCACCCTATcctgccctctctttctccctgctctgcctagCAAGCCAGGTCTCGTTCAGGGACAAGGTAGATGTTATTTTCACTGTCATAAATAGGTTATATTGTGGAGCAGAATGCAGATGACATTGCATTTCTCCACGCTGGTACTGGCTCTTCTGTTCTGAAATCAGGTGTGAGTCAGTGGGGTGTGAGGAATTGGTATTCAAGAGTGCCAGGCACCCATCATATACAAGAGCACGCCCACTGAATTCATGCAGTGATCCCCACGTCACTGCCGTGAGGATTAACAAGCAATGCcaatttccattttgcagacagAAAGCTTCACCCTAAATACTCCAGCCTGACAATCCATGGCCCCAGAATCCTTGCCTGCTCTTGGCATACCTTCGACCTCTGGGTATTTCATGAGAATCAGGAGCCCGTATCTCAGAGTGGTGCTGGTGGTCTCTGTACCCGCAAAGAACAGGTCAGCCACGGTCACGGCAACGTTGTCCGACGTGCACCAAGGCTCTGCGCCGTATCTTTCCTGCAGATATTAGAGGCAGACAGGGACTCCATAAGAAGACGTCTTCAGGTGGATGAGAGACCTCTGTCCTCCTCAGCCTCAAAAGAACCTGACAGCTCAGCCAGCTccacagggaggagagggcaggtgTGCATGAGGGTATCCCCTGGAGACATGGTCGTCTCCATGGCACAGTTAGGGAAACCAAGGCTCCCAGAAAACTGACTACAGGCCCACGCACCTGGCCCCACAGCCACTGAGGGCTTCTCCAAGAAAGCCGTCTTGCTGGCCAGCACCATGGACGGTGTGTGCTGCTTGAGTTCCACCAGGCAGGCTGGCTGTGTCCCCACACCTCTAGGAGCAGGTGTGATGATCATGTGAAGCCATGTGCGGTCGGACCAGGAGCATCAGAACATGCCCGCATGGGCCAGCAGTGTCCCAGTGTCGGTCTGAAGCATGCACGTgcatgcccccaccccaccagcagaCACACGGGGTCCGTGGAACCAGGGTCTGCACGGTACCTTCTGCAATTCCAGGAGCAGGCAGTCGGTGAAGTCCCGGGGGCAGTTGGGGTCCAGCGACTCCTGATGCTCCTTCACTCTTTCTGAAGTGTAATCTTTTATTtcagacacatttttaaatacttttcgaTGGCTTCCAGGCAGGTAGTGCAGGTAGCTTGGGAAAACATTATAaagctagaaagagagagagagggaatttctatttttttttccagatgcaACATGGTTTTGTGTACTGGGCTAATTATTTTCTCCAACTTGAATTTATGGACATCACATTGTATTATTTAGAACATTTTGGCTCACAGTATCTTTTTGGCACCTCGTTGTGGGGTGTGTGAGGTCACGTGTTAGTGGGGTCCTGTTTCAAAGGGTAAAACGGCCTCCCGTGGTCAGCAAGGGAAACATCGGGCCCGATGGATGTCTCCAGAAGCAACATCCAGGCTATCGAGTTACACAAGCCCTGGCTGTTCTCTGGCTTTTGTGGGCCTGTCTGCCTGTCTCCCAGTTCCTGTCCTTGTCCTTTTCCTAACCTCAGTGGAGCAACCACGGGCAGGTGCAAActaggcggggggggggggggggcctcacTTGGAGCCAGCATGTGCTGAGCAGGTAGAAGTTCTCATTGAAAAGCCTCTGTATCCTCAGACCCGTCTCATCCATGTAGTCAAAGTGCTTGCGGAAGAGGATGTCAGCGATGACGTTGAAGGGGGCAAAGCCCAGGAGAAAGGTGGGGTCGAAGGGCTGGCCTGGAAGACAGGGGAGCGGTCAGGGCAGCTCCCACCCACTAACACTTTCCAGCGCCTGTGAGGCGTCATCCTAAGCACCCCCGTAATTCTACGAGGCTTGTGGGAGCCTACTGGGGGTCCCTGTACTTTCCAGTTATTCCGGATGAACACACTGGACATGGAGAGGACCCTGCGATGCAGACAGTGTCTGTGGATTAAGGCAACCCTCTCGGTGCCAGCTGGGCCTCACGGGTCCACCAGGGCTGCCCCCAGGCTGAGTGTGCAAGGATCTGGCCACCACACGCACCCTGGGTGCCCCTGAGCGCCTCCAGCAGGAAGGGGATCTCCCTCTGGATCCGTTCCTCGTTGCCACGCTTCCCC from the Halichoerus grypus chromosome 7, mHalGry1.hap1.1, whole genome shotgun sequence genome contains:
- the CYP2E1 gene encoding cytochrome P450 2E1 translates to MAALGITVALLVWMATLMLISIWKQIYSTWKLPPGPFPLPIIGNLLQLDLKNVPKSFAKLAERYGPVFTLYLGSQRTVVLHGYKAVKEALLDHKNDLSGRGEIFAFQLHKDRGITFNNGPGWKDTRRLSLTTLRDYGMGKRGNEERIQREIPFLLEALRGTQGQPFDPTFLLGFAPFNVIADILFRKHFDYMDETGLRIQRLFNENFYLLSTCWLQLYNVFPSYLHYLPGSHRKVFKNVSEIKDYTSERVKEHQESLDPNCPRDFTDCLLLELQKERYGAEPWCTSDNVAVTVADLFFAGTETTSTTLRYGLLILMKYPEVEEKLHEEIDRVIGPSRIPAIKDRLEMPYMDAVVHEIQRFIDLLPSNLPHEANQDTEFRGYVIPKGTVVIPTLDSILFDNQEFPDPEKFKPEHFLNENGKFKYSDYFKAFSAGKRVCVGEGLARMELFLFLSAILQHFNLKSLVDPKDIDLSPILIGFAKIPPHYKLCVIPRSG